A window from Mangifera indica cultivar Alphonso chromosome 2, CATAS_Mindica_2.1, whole genome shotgun sequence encodes these proteins:
- the LOC123208728 gene encoding ent-kaurenoic acid oxidase 2-like → MMMSSIWGVVVCFLMSVKWVLKRANWWLYERKLGEKQYSLPPGDLGWPLIGNMWSFLKAFKSSNPESFMESYAKRYGRTGIYKAFMFGEPSVIVTKPETCRRVLMDDDGFKAGWPIATVKLMGEKSFIRTDISTEEHKRLRRLTAASINGHEALSAYLEYIEESVKSALDKWAKMGQIEFLTQLRKLTFRIIMCIFLSSESEHKMDALEREYTAFNYGIKAMAINIPGFAYNKALKARKNIVAVLQSILAERRNQRKDENNLQKKKDMMDALLDVEDENGSKMEDEEIIDIFVMYLNAGHESSGHTMMWATILSQQHPEFLQKAKEEQERIVKKRPSAQKGLSLKEIRGMTYLDKVIDETLRVVTISVNVFREAKEDINLNGYMIPKGWKVSVWFRSVHFDPEIYPNPKEFNPERWEGYTAKAGSFLPFGAGSRLCPGNDLAKLEVAVFLHHFLMNYRLERLNPRSSLIYLPHSRPKDNCLARVRKSSSAMLKICEVK, encoded by the coding sequence atgatgatgagttcGATTTGGGGAGTTGTGGTTTGTTTTTTGATGAGTGTCAAATGGGTTCTTAAAAGAGCAAATTGGTGGTTGTATGAGAGAAAACTTGGTGAAAAGCAGTACTCTTTGCCTCCAGGAGATCTGGGGTGGCCTCTGATTGGCAATATGTGGTCTTTTCTTAAAGCTTTCAAGTCATCTAATCCTGAATCGTTCATGGAAAGTTATGCCAAAAGATATGGGCGTACTGGAATCTACAAAGCATTCATGTTTGGGGAGCCGAGTGTGATAGTAACAAAGCCAGAAACGTGCAGAAGAGTATTAATGGATGATGATGGGTTTAAGGCCGGCTGGCCAATCGCCACTGTGAAACTGATGGGGGAGAAGTCATTCATTCGCACTGACATTTCGACTGAAGAACACAAGCGTCTCCGCCGTTTGACTGCTGCTTCAATCAATGGCCACGAAGCATTATCTGCGTACTTAGAATATATTGAAGAAAGTGTCAAATCCGCCCTGGACAAATGGGCCAAAATGGGACAAATCGAGTTCTTAACTCAACTCCGAAAGCTCACTTTCAGGATAATCATGTGCATTTTTCTTAGCTCTGAGAGTGAGCATAAAATGGACGCTTTAGAGAGGGAATATACAGCTTTTAACTACGGGATTAAAGCCATGGCAATTAATATTCCAGGATTTGCCTACAATAAAGCTCTTAAGGCTCGGAAAAATATAGTGGCTGTGTTACAATCCATACTGGCCGAGCGAAGAAATCAGAGGAAGGACGAGAATAATTTGCAGAAAAAGAAAGACATGATGGATGCACTTCTCGatgttgaagatgaaaatggCAGTAAAATGGAAGACGAGGAAATCATTGATATTTTTGTGATGTATTTGAATGCAGGCCATGAATCTTCTGGTCATACAATGATGTGGGCTACTATTTTGTCGCAACAGCACCCAGAATTTTTACAAAAAGCTAAGGAGGAGCAAGAGAGGATTGTTAAAAAGAGGCCATCTGCTCAGAAGGGCTTGAGTCTTAAAGAAATTCGAGGAATGACATATCTTGACAAGGTGATTGATGAAACACTTCGTGTTGTGACAATCTCAGTCAATGTTTTTCGAGAGGCAAAAGAAGATATCAACTTAAATGGCTACATGATTCCGAAGGGTTGGAAAGTTTCGGTATGGTTCAGAAGTGTTCATTTCGACCCTGAAATTTATCCGAATCCAAAAGAATTCAATCCTGAGAGATGGGAAGGCTATACTGCAAAAGCTGGAAGTTTCCTTCCATTCGGAGCAGGAAGCAGGCTGTGCCCTGGAAATGATTTGGCCAAACTTGAAGTTGCTGTATTTCTTCACCATTTTCTCATGAATTATCGGCTCGAGCGACTTAATCCAAGATCTTCCCTGATATATTTACCCCATTCAAGGCCCAAAGATAATTGCTTGGCAAGAGTCAGGAAATCATCTTCAGCTATGTTAAAAATATGCGAGGTTAAATAA